TGTATCATGATGTTTGTGAGGTCATGTGTATTTAAATTCTAAGTGCTTGAAGCAATTGTGCAGCGCTCTCTCAGCGCTTTCAGCAAACTTTAGCCATAAAATGGCTTTtgaaacacttaaaaaaaaaatgggaccATCTAGTTTGCTGTTTCCTAGAGAGCAATAATGTATATATAGTTCCTCCTTGGATTAATTTATCCCATCAACAAGTTCAATATACTTTTGAAAGTTGTCCTTTTTTAGAATTCACTTTGCAAATTCTAAGCAGGCGTTTTCAGCTCTGAGGGTCACAGTCATGCAGATTTTCAGCATGACCTTTTATTAAGCAGAGACATCATTTCCAGGGAGGGACCAGACTTGCTCTCCAGCCAATCAGTAATATTAATTTATCAATTACATACCAGGGCAAAATGAAAACCAGCAGGACTGTGAAACTGTAGGGCCTGAATTGTGCCCCCTGATATATAGGAGATTTGTACATTTCTTATAACTGCCCAGTTAACAGCCACTCTAACCCTCTTTTAGTTTCAGTGTGCCCAGCTAACAGCCACTCTAACCCTCGTTTAGTTTCAGTGTGCCCAGATAACCCCCACTCTAACCCTCTTTTAGTTTCAGTGTACCCAGCAAACCCCCACTCTAACCCTCTTTTAGTTTCAGTGTGCCCAGCTAACAGCCACTCTAACCCTCTTTTAGTTTCAGTGTGCCCAGTAAACCCCCACTCTAACCCTCTTTTAGTTTCAGTGTGCCCAGTAAACCCCCACTCTAACCCTCTTTTAGTTTCAGTGTACCCAGATAACCCCCACTCTAACCCTCTTTTAGTTTCAGTGTGCCCAGTAAACCCCCACTCTAACCCTCTTTTAGTTTCAGTGTACCCAGCAAACCCCCACTTAGCCTGGATTTCCAGCGACGCGTAGCTTCTCTGCCACACCACTACACATCCAACAGTGAGGCGTACAAGGACATCATTGATACCTACGGAACCCACTACATCAGTGATGGAGACCTCGGAGGGATGATGAAGAGGGTGACTAGCATTCGCACCTGTCTAGCAGCCCTAAACAAGGTCTTTGTGTCCGACGTGGAAACATGTCTGAGTATGGGGTTGGACTTGGACATACCTGTAGGACTGCCCGTTGACTTGGGGCTAAACCTTTTGGGTGGACAATGTTCGAAGGTCGCTACCAACTCTGACAGTGCAACAGGGTACAGCATGGGCTTCTTAAGCCACCACACGGAAGTGAACGGTGGGAGAACCTTAAATGGAGTTGCTTCTATGAGAAAAGCTAATATAGATAGTTTCTTAAAATGGATGAAAAGCCTAAATGAGTTTCCGGAAATGGTATCCTTCTCCCTGCAGCCTCTATATCAACTGGTTGATGACAAACAGACGAGCGCTGATCTACAAACAGCTATTAGTCAGTATGTGATCGACAGCGGGATTAAGAGAATAAAGACAGAGAATCAAGCATGCAGGGATTCACCTGACCTCTCTGCTGATTGCTGCCCCCTGTTGGCAGGGAGAGGCAGACTGACTGTCTTTGTGGACCGTGGGTTTAGTCTGAGGGGTGATGGGATGGCCGAACCAGAGGTTTACGTCAAACTGTGGTGTTCAGGTCAGCACAGGCTGACCCGCTGGATCACCACCTATGATCCACTTTGGCATACACATTTCAACTTTAACTATGTAAACACCCAGTCCTCTCTAGAGCTCCAGGTGTGGGATAAGTCCCCAGGGGAACGTGACGATGACCTCCAGGGTGGGTGTTCTGTAAACCTGGAGCAGGGGAGCCACGTGCATAGCTGTGGACTCAGTAATGGGAGTTTCACATTCTCTTACACATTAACTTGTGACAAACACCTGACTGGTGATAAATGTGACCAATATTACCCCTCCCCAAACTAGAGGGGAAATCAGTGAAGAATCGCAGTTCATCCAGAACTATAATGTTGTGTGAATTGTTACGTACTCTGTCCACGAGAGAGTCATAGTGACAGATTACAGTAGGATAACATTATATACAATTTGACCTTTGAAACATTTTACAATTTTTCTTCTTTAGTCTTTTAGATCATCGTATTTTATGTATGTAACaatcagtggtgtaaaaagtattaaattatcatacttgagtagtactttaaaattatttttacttAAACTACTTTACAACACTGATAACAATGTAGGAGAACAGTCATGAAAAATGATTCATGAAAATTATTCATGAAAATGAATGAAAGCACTTCTGTAATGTAGCATTTTTACCACTAGAGGGAAATGTAGTCCTTAGTTATCCTTTAGTTGTATCAGATGTTGCAGTATGTAGTTCTCATGTGATGGGGAATACGACCTACTTACTACATAATaaattcttcttcttctgattgtTTTAgcttttgtatttatttcaaaGAGGGTTGTaaagtacactgagtgtacaacacattatGAACATctcttttcatgacatagactgaccaggtgaatccaggcggAAGCTATGGTTCATTCATGATATAATTAGTTGAATCCACTTCAAgtagtgtagatgaagaggaggagacgggttaaagaaggatttttaagccttgacaccattgagacatgtattgtgtgtgtgtatcattcagagggtgaatgggcaagacaaaatatttaagtgcctttgaatggggtgtggtagtaggtgccaggcgcatcggtttgagtcaagaactgcaacgctgctgtgtttttcacgctcaacaatttccCATGTGTTtataagaatggtccaccacccaaaggatatccagccaacttgacacaacttgtGGAAGCTTTGggagttaacatgggccagcatccctgtggaacactttcaacaccttgtagagtccatgcccccgacgaaatgaggctgttctgagggcgaaatgggggcaactcaatattaggaaggtcttcttaatgttttgtacactcggtgtaaaAGTGAACAACATTTTATGATCACATTTAGTACCAGAGTGAGTTGAAAGAGGAAACATTGAAAGTGGGTAAATTaaggcagacagagaaacatgtgTCTTTCATCTACTATATGAGACTTGCACCTTAGTTAACAGAGGGTCTGCATTGGTTACACTTGACGTCAGCCACCAGCGtgtgcagagggaggagagagtaagTGCCATTGTCTAGGTTGACCCAGATGCTAGGCTAATCAACCAGTCGTAGAAGCCCACAGAATAATTTCTAAACCTGACCCTGCCAACCGCTTCCCCCTGACACCTTGG
This window of the Oncorhynchus clarkii lewisi isolate Uvic-CL-2024 chromosome 16, UVic_Ocla_1.0, whole genome shotgun sequence genome carries:
- the LOC139367762 gene encoding perforin-1-like yields the protein MTASVVRSPVFHPVFMGFLALSSLEGVFTCRLGTPEECANCSFVPGYKLAGMGYDVVTLRQKRASVFDVNSYLANSCMVCVNPLMGGELQKLPLHMKDWRAESDCKRKTLSSYYYSVSSLVDDIAFFIANDWKAGLKLENVDLQLAGSKSKVSGFASAHSNADKSSFSFQQFTCSVYSFSVPSKPPLSLDFQRRVASLPHHYTSNSEAYKDIIDTYGTHYISDGDLGGMMKRVTSIRTCLAALNKVFVSDVETCLSMGLDLDIPVGLPVDLGLNLLGGQCSKVATNSDSATGYSMGFLSHHTEVNGGRTLNGVASMRKANIDSFLKWMKSLNEFPEMVSFSLQPLYQLVDDKQTSADLQTAISQYVIDSGIKRIKTENQACRDSPDLSADCCPLLAGRGRLTVFVDRGFSLRGDGMAEPEVYVKLWCSGQHRLTRWITTYDPLWHTHFNFNYVNTQSSLELQVWDKSPGERDDDLQGGCSVNLEQGSHVHSCGLSNGSFTFSYTLTCDKHLTGDKCDQYYPSPN